One Endozoicomonas gorgoniicola DNA window includes the following coding sequences:
- a CDS encoding DUF484 family protein has protein sequence MSDSATPESSATIPALSHEEPPAELTSAEVADYLQQNPEFFMGQDELLMSLTLPHQRGSAISLYERQLALLRDRNDEQKQRLKRLVSVARDNDRLFDNSRRLVLALIESNDLEQVTETLRDGLENDFGVEFHALVLFNKKPVNSSIRTENPDIANSVLGELLVNLNGGQKVVCGRLAEKELEFLFPNDHPSIGSVALSPLNFPDSVGVLALGSRDENHFRASMGNLFLGYLSDVLCRVLSRFL, from the coding sequence ATGAGCGATTCAGCCACTCCGGAGTCCAGTGCAACCATTCCGGCTCTTTCCCATGAAGAGCCGCCAGCTGAACTGACTTCAGCGGAAGTGGCTGACTACCTGCAGCAGAACCCGGAGTTTTTTATGGGTCAGGATGAACTACTGATGTCGTTGACCCTGCCCCATCAGCGCGGTTCTGCCATCTCCCTTTATGAACGACAACTGGCGCTGCTTCGTGATCGTAACGACGAGCAGAAACAGCGGCTGAAACGTCTTGTCAGTGTGGCTCGCGATAATGACCGGCTGTTTGACAACTCCCGCCGACTGGTACTGGCTTTAATCGAGAGCAACGATCTGGAGCAGGTAACAGAGACACTTCGGGACGGTCTGGAAAACGACTTTGGCGTGGAGTTCCACGCACTGGTTCTGTTCAACAAAAAGCCAGTTAACAGCTCGATTCGTACCGAAAATCCTGACATTGCTAATTCTGTACTGGGCGAATTACTGGTAAACCTGAACGGTGGGCAGAAAGTGGTATGTGGACGGTTGGCGGAGAAAGAGCTGGAGTTCCTGTTTCCGAACGATCATCCGAGTATCGGTTCTGTTGCACTGTCGCCACTGAATTTCCCCGACTCTGTTGGAGTGCTGGCATTGGGCAGCCGGGATGAAAATCACTTCAGGGCGTCTATGGGGAATCTGTTTCTGGGTTATTTAAGCGATGTTCTCTGTCGTGTATTGAGCCGGTTTCTCTGA
- the cyaY gene encoding iron donor protein CyaY has protein sequence MNENQFNQNLDELMMAIEDAIEEQGLDIDYETSGGILTLTCPDNSKVILSRQTPLLQLWLAAKSGGFHFDFDEGEEVWMCKGERLPEVLNRCLSEQCGENISLSSIP, from the coding sequence ATGAACGAAAATCAGTTTAACCAGAACCTTGATGAACTGATGATGGCCATTGAAGACGCCATTGAAGAACAGGGACTGGATATTGATTATGAAACCTCAGGAGGGATTCTGACCCTGACCTGTCCCGACAACAGCAAGGTCATTCTCAGTCGTCAGACACCTCTGCTGCAACTCTGGCTGGCGGCAAAAAGTGGTGGGTTTCATTTTGATTTTGATGAAGGGGAAGAGGTTTGGATGTGTAAAGGAGAACGTCTGCCGGAGGTGTTGAACCGGTGTTTGTCTGAGCAGTGCGGTGAAAACATTTCCCTGTCGTCTATACCCTAA
- the udp gene encoding uridine phosphorylase yields MPANNVFHLGITRDQLQGAELAIVPGDPARVERIASQMDNPQFLNSVREYTSWLAELNGKPVVVCSTGIGGPSTSIAVEELAQLGITTFLRVGTTGAIQEAIEPGSLIVTNASVRLDGASTHFAPMEFPAVSSFECTEALVSAVRSESADYQVGITASSDTFYPGQERYDTVTGHVIRRFRGSMEEWQALGVLNYEMESATLLTMCAASGLKAGCVAAVIVNRTRQEIPDESKIAEAEAIAVRVVVNAAALLLNRE; encoded by the coding sequence ATGCCTGCAAATAACGTTTTTCACCTTGGAATTACCCGCGACCAGTTGCAGGGTGCAGAGTTAGCCATTGTTCCCGGTGATCCGGCAAGAGTTGAGCGAATTGCCAGCCAGATGGATAACCCACAGTTTCTCAACAGCGTGCGAGAATACACTTCCTGGCTGGCCGAACTGAATGGTAAACCGGTTGTCGTCTGTTCTACTGGTATTGGCGGGCCATCAACGTCAATTGCCGTAGAAGAACTGGCCCAGCTGGGTATTACAACGTTTCTTCGGGTAGGAACAACAGGGGCGATTCAGGAAGCTATCGAGCCCGGAAGCCTTATTGTCACCAATGCCTCTGTTCGTCTCGATGGTGCCAGCACACACTTTGCGCCGATGGAATTTCCGGCGGTTTCCTCGTTTGAATGTACCGAAGCCCTGGTGTCTGCCGTTCGTTCAGAGTCTGCTGATTACCAGGTGGGAATCACCGCTTCCTCCGATACCTTTTATCCGGGGCAGGAGCGTTACGACACCGTTACCGGGCATGTTATCCGGCGTTTTCGTGGATCCATGGAAGAGTGGCAGGCGCTGGGTGTCCTGAACTATGAAATGGAGTCGGCAACGTTGCTGACCATGTGTGCCGCCTCAGGACTGAAAGCCGGTTGTGTTGCGGCTGTCATTGTTAACCGGACCCGTCAGGAAATTCCTGACGAATCAAAAATTGCAGAGGCAGAAGCCATTGCGGTCAGGGTGGTGGTGAATGCTGCAGCCCTGCTGTTAAACAGAGAGTGA
- the lysA gene encoding diaminopimelate decarboxylase yields MNWFSYRDGALHAEQIAMSRIAEEFGTPAYVYSRAGLEAGYKAYQEALHDVPHLIAYAVKANGNLAVLNLLASLGAGFDIVSVGELERVLAAGGDPGRVVFSGVGKQHDEIQRALEVGVYCFNVESETELDRIQQLAESMGKRAAISLRVNPDVDAQTHPYISTGLRDNKFGIDINHALVVYQRAAEMPNIEIVGVDCHIGSQLTSGEPFIDALDRLLLLVDSLQAHGIELKHIDIGGGLGIAYNDETPPTPSDYLSTVKARLQGRNLKLVVEPGRSIAGQAGVLLTQVELIKRTDHKNFAVVDAAMNDLLRPSIYSAWHGIEPVVPDDSKEALVCDIVGPICETGDFLGRERVLRIAEGDLLAVKSAGAYGFGMSSNYNSRNRCAEIMVDGDQVHLVRRRETIAEQLAPESVLPSL; encoded by the coding sequence ATGAACTGGTTTTCCTATCGTGATGGTGCGCTGCATGCCGAACAGATAGCAATGTCACGTATCGCTGAAGAGTTTGGCACCCCCGCTTATGTGTATTCCCGTGCCGGGCTGGAAGCGGGTTATAAAGCTTATCAAGAGGCTTTACACGATGTTCCTCACCTGATCGCCTATGCAGTAAAAGCCAATGGCAATCTGGCAGTGCTGAACCTTCTTGCCAGCCTGGGCGCAGGCTTTGATATTGTTTCCGTGGGAGAGCTGGAGCGGGTTCTGGCGGCTGGTGGCGACCCCGGCAGAGTGGTGTTTTCGGGGGTAGGGAAACAGCATGACGAGATTCAGCGCGCCCTGGAAGTGGGCGTGTATTGCTTTAATGTTGAGTCTGAAACGGAACTGGATCGCATCCAGCAGTTAGCAGAATCAATGGGTAAACGGGCTGCCATTTCTCTGCGGGTAAACCCTGACGTTGATGCTCAAACCCACCCTTATATTTCTACCGGTCTGCGCGACAATAAGTTTGGCATTGATATCAATCATGCGCTGGTGGTTTATCAGCGAGCTGCTGAGATGCCAAATATTGAAATAGTGGGGGTGGATTGCCATATCGGCTCCCAGCTGACCAGTGGTGAACCTTTTATTGATGCCCTGGACCGGTTACTGCTGTTGGTGGATAGCCTTCAGGCTCACGGCATTGAGCTGAAGCATATTGATATTGGCGGTGGGCTGGGTATTGCCTACAACGATGAAACGCCCCCGACCCCATCAGATTACCTGAGTACGGTTAAAGCCAGACTGCAGGGGCGGAACCTGAAACTGGTGGTTGAACCCGGTCGCTCCATCGCCGGGCAGGCAGGGGTTCTGCTGACTCAGGTGGAGCTGATCAAACGCACCGACCATAAAAACTTTGCCGTGGTTGATGCGGCCATGAATGATTTATTACGTCCGTCTATCTACAGTGCCTGGCATGGCATTGAACCGGTGGTACCTGATGATAGTAAAGAGGCGCTGGTTTGCGATATTGTAGGGCCAATATGTGAAACCGGTGACTTCCTTGGCAGGGAGAGGGTATTGCGAATAGCAGAAGGTGACCTTCTGGCAGTGAAATCGGCAGGGGCTTATGGTTTTGGCATGAGTTCAAACTATAACAGTCGTAACCGTTGTGCCGAAATCATGGTAGACGGTGATCAGGTACATCTGGTCAGACGCCGTGAAACCATTGCAGAGCAGCTGGCACCCGAAAGCGTACTTCCCAGCCTGTGA
- the xerC gene encoding tyrosine recombinase XerC, giving the protein MPSQRCPLQKDIDAFLDYLKFEKNSSRHTLAAYCRDLKKLSGWLASQNISTWSELSEKRLRLWLAELHGNGLQSKSLQRLLSSVRSLFRYLNRQGMVEDNPAKRLSAPKASRKLPVTLDTDQMDALLNNRDDDPLVLRDQAMLELFYSSGLRLSELVALNLNSFEEDFQRITVLGKGSKERILPVGRKAREAIRLWLSARAMLPVKDEQALFLSKRGERISHRQVQNRVKRQAREQGMPTSVHPHMLRHSFASHLLESSGDLRAVQELLGHSDISTTQIYTHLDFQHLADVYDKAHPRARRKKDKD; this is encoded by the coding sequence ATGCCATCTCAGCGCTGCCCTTTACAGAAAGATATAGATGCCTTTTTAGATTATCTGAAATTTGAGAAAAACAGCTCCCGGCATACGCTGGCAGCTTATTGTCGTGATCTGAAGAAACTCTCGGGCTGGCTGGCTTCGCAAAATATCAGCACATGGTCTGAGCTTTCTGAAAAGCGGCTCAGGCTCTGGCTGGCAGAATTGCATGGTAACGGTTTGCAGAGTAAAAGCCTGCAGCGGTTGCTGTCTTCGGTACGCAGTCTGTTTCGATACCTCAACCGACAGGGAATGGTTGAAGATAATCCTGCCAAACGCCTGTCTGCCCCCAAAGCTTCAAGAAAACTGCCCGTTACGCTCGATACCGACCAGATGGATGCGCTGCTGAATAACCGTGACGACGACCCACTGGTTTTAAGGGATCAGGCCATGCTGGAGCTGTTTTATTCTTCAGGGCTGCGACTGTCTGAACTGGTGGCATTGAACCTTAATAGTTTTGAAGAAGACTTTCAGCGGATAACGGTTTTGGGCAAAGGCAGTAAAGAACGAATACTGCCCGTGGGACGCAAAGCCAGAGAAGCCATCCGGCTATGGCTTTCTGCCAGGGCGATGCTTCCGGTGAAAGACGAACAGGCTTTGTTTCTGTCGAAGCGGGGCGAACGGATCAGCCATCGACAGGTGCAGAACCGGGTCAAACGACAGGCCCGGGAGCAGGGCATGCCGACGTCTGTTCATCCCCACATGCTGAGACACTCTTTTGCCAGCCATCTGCTGGAATCCAGTGGCGACCTGAGAGCAGTTCAGGAATTATTGGGACACAGTGATATTTCCACCACCCAGATTTATACCCATCTGGACTTTCAGCACCTGGCGGATGTGTACGATAAGGCTCACCCAAGGGCGCGGCGTAAAAAAGATAAAGATTGA
- the lptM gene encoding LPS translocon maturation chaperone LptM, producing MTAPFKLTIKAMMALVFCTFLLAGCGQKGDLYLPEDASAPALTPQ from the coding sequence ATGACAGCGCCTTTTAAATTAACAATAAAAGCAATGATGGCATTGGTTTTCTGTACCTTCCTGTTAGCAGGGTGTGGGCAGAAAGGTGACCTCTACCTGCCGGAAGATGCTTCTGCCCCTGCGCTCACGCCACAATAA
- a CDS encoding SLC13 family permease, producing MTTATSVFTRGAPGLSYWVSLFTGPILLLLTIITPPPQGMTQDAWYMVGVATLMAVWWVSEVVPIPVTALTPIAVVPLLGVASIREVTAPFANPTIYLFFGGFMLGVAMERWNLHKRIALNIMLATGVKPSRQVAGFMVATAFLSMWVSNTATSAMMLPIGLSVAAMMSGSEEGRARFAKMLLLAIAYSASIGGLATLIGTPPNALLAAFLSETYNIDIGFAQWMMVGLPISFLMLVATWLWLTKVSFRMDDIESPDARKVLKEQLDDLGAMTRGEKTIGIIFALTALAWIFRPLLKGYIPGLSDTGIAVAAAISLFIVPVNRDERIYVLTWEKAREIPWGVLLLFGGGLTLAALIKSTGLANWIADAMSIVGGLPILLVVAFVVTVIIFLTELTSNTATAAGFLPLMGALGVSLGIDPTLLAVPAALAASCAFMMPVATPPNAIVFGSGKLEIGDMIKAGFALNIIGIILVTLTGYYLASTVLIQ from the coding sequence ATGACAACAGCCACTTCCGTCTTCACTCGCGGTGCGCCCGGATTATCTTACTGGGTATCACTGTTTACTGGCCCGATACTTCTTCTTCTGACCATCATCACACCACCGCCCCAGGGAATGACCCAGGATGCATGGTATATGGTAGGGGTCGCCACCTTAATGGCTGTCTGGTGGGTATCGGAAGTGGTGCCGATACCGGTGACAGCCCTGACACCAATTGCCGTGGTTCCACTGCTGGGCGTTGCCAGCATTCGGGAAGTGACCGCCCCCTTTGCCAACCCGACCATCTATCTGTTCTTCGGTGGTTTTATGCTGGGTGTGGCGATGGAACGCTGGAATCTGCACAAACGCATTGCACTGAATATCATGCTCGCCACAGGGGTGAAGCCAAGCCGACAGGTGGCAGGCTTTATGGTGGCAACCGCCTTCCTGAGTATGTGGGTGTCCAATACTGCCACCAGCGCCATGATGCTACCGATCGGCCTGTCGGTGGCTGCAATGATGAGCGGCTCTGAAGAAGGCAGAGCGCGTTTCGCTAAAATGCTGCTGCTGGCCATTGCCTACAGTGCCAGCATTGGCGGTCTTGCGACTCTGATCGGTACTCCGCCGAATGCGTTGCTGGCGGCTTTTCTGAGTGAAACTTACAACATAGATATTGGTTTTGCCCAGTGGATGATGGTAGGGCTTCCCATCTCATTCCTGATGCTTGTAGCCACCTGGCTATGGCTGACCAAAGTCAGCTTCAGGATGGACGACATTGAAAGTCCGGATGCACGCAAAGTGCTTAAAGAACAACTGGATGACCTGGGAGCTATGACTCGTGGTGAAAAAACCATCGGCATTATTTTTGCCCTGACTGCCCTGGCATGGATCTTCCGTCCACTACTGAAAGGCTATATTCCGGGGCTGTCAGATACCGGGATTGCTGTTGCAGCGGCTATCAGTCTGTTTATCGTTCCGGTCAACCGGGACGAACGCATTTACGTCCTGACCTGGGAAAAGGCACGTGAAATCCCGTGGGGCGTGCTGTTGCTGTTTGGTGGCGGCTTAACCCTGGCAGCCCTGATCAAGTCTACCGGCCTGGCCAACTGGATTGCCGATGCCATGAGTATTGTGGGTGGTCTGCCCATTCTGCTGGTTGTAGCCTTTGTCGTTACCGTGATTATTTTCCTGACCGAGTTGACCAGCAACACTGCAACAGCCGCAGGTTTCCTGCCTTTAATGGGAGCTTTGGGTGTTTCACTGGGAATAGACCCTACTCTCCTGGCAGTGCCTGCCGCCCTCGCCGCCAGCTGTGCCTTTATGATGCCGGTGGCAACACCGCCTAACGCCATTGTTTTCGGATCGGGTAAGCTGGAGATTGGCGATATGATCAAGGCGGGGTTTGCCCTGAACATTATTGGCATTATTCTGGTGACACTGACGGGTTATTACCTTGCTTCCACGGTATTGATTCAGTAA
- the dapF gene encoding diaminopimelate epimerase, with protein sequence MLLHFTKMHGLGNDFMVVDMVTQSVRLPPDKIRRLADRRFGVGFDQLLIVEPPTDPDMDFRYRIFNADGSEVEQCGNGARCFAKFVRDKRLIGRDTIQVQTAGGNIELTLHANGEVSVDMGVPRLQPGDIPFKAHEQRSTYDLRIDGEEFEVSAVSMGNPHAVMQVDDVNRAPVERLGSLMEKHNRFPRRCNVGFMQVLDQAEINLRVFERGVGETLACGTGACAAVVAGRLQGLLGDEVRVNLPGGTLNIHWSGEGHSVIMTGTATRVFEGQTRL encoded by the coding sequence ATGCTGTTACATTTTACAAAAATGCATGGGCTGGGTAACGACTTTATGGTGGTTGATATGGTTACCCAGTCGGTACGTCTACCTCCGGACAAAATCCGTCGACTGGCAGACCGCCGTTTTGGTGTCGGCTTTGACCAGCTGTTGATTGTAGAACCGCCTACTGATCCGGATATGGACTTTCGCTACCGTATTTTCAATGCCGATGGCAGCGAAGTGGAACAATGTGGCAATGGCGCCCGCTGTTTTGCCAAATTTGTGCGGGATAAAAGGCTGATTGGGCGTGACACGATTCAGGTGCAGACGGCGGGTGGGAATATTGAACTGACACTCCACGCTAACGGTGAAGTCTCGGTGGATATGGGGGTTCCCAGGCTGCAGCCCGGAGATATTCCGTTCAAGGCGCATGAACAGCGCTCTACCTACGACCTGCGTATTGATGGAGAGGAGTTTGAAGTCAGTGCCGTCTCTATGGGTAACCCCCATGCCGTGATGCAGGTAGACGATGTAAACCGTGCGCCAGTAGAGCGACTGGGCTCGCTGATGGAAAAACATAACCGCTTTCCAAGGCGCTGTAATGTCGGCTTTATGCAGGTTCTGGATCAGGCCGAGATCAACCTCAGGGTCTTTGAACGGGGTGTTGGTGAAACGCTTGCCTGTGGTACCGGTGCCTGTGCGGCAGTTGTTGCCGGACGGTTGCAGGGGCTTCTGGGTGACGAGGTTCGGGTCAACCTTCCGGGGGGGACATTGAACATTCATTGGTCGGGAGAAGGTCACTCGGTTATCATGACTGGAACGGCCACCCGAGTATTTGAAGGACAGACCCGCTTATGA